One region of Hoeflea sp. 108 genomic DNA includes:
- a CDS encoding carbon-phosphorus lyase complex subunit PhnI has translation MYVAVKGGETAIANAHRLLADRRRGDRSVPALRIDQIVEQLALGIDRVMAEGSLYDRELAALAVMQSRGDLIEAIFLVRAYRTTLPRFGYTRPIDTAAMQVERRVSATYKDLPGGQLLGPTFDYTHRLLDPELENDPAIAEPEQREGDGQRMARVSEILAHEGLIEADGELPEDHLTGDITREPLEFPMERDIRLQALSRGDEGFLLALGYSTQRGYGRSHPFVGEVRIGEVELELDVPELPFPVTLGRIRVTECQMVNQFKGSAKAPPQFTRGYGLVFGQSERKAMAMSLCDRALRAGELGEDITAPAQDEEFVISHSDNVQATGFVEHLKLPHYVDFQAELDLVRRMRSEHEKRNQPTDTDQREAAE, from the coding sequence ATGTATGTTGCTGTCAAAGGCGGCGAAACAGCCATCGCCAACGCCCATCGCCTGCTCGCCGACCGTCGTCGCGGCGACCGCTCGGTGCCCGCGCTGCGCATCGACCAGATCGTCGAACAGCTGGCGCTCGGCATCGACCGCGTCATGGCTGAAGGCTCGCTCTACGACCGCGAGCTTGCTGCCCTTGCCGTCATGCAGTCGCGCGGCGACCTGATCGAGGCGATCTTCCTCGTCCGCGCCTACCGCACAACCTTGCCGCGCTTCGGCTACACCCGGCCGATCGACACTGCCGCCATGCAGGTCGAGCGCCGGGTGTCGGCCACCTACAAGGACCTTCCCGGCGGCCAGCTGCTCGGCCCGACCTTCGACTACACCCACCGCCTGCTCGATCCGGAACTGGAGAACGACCCTGCCATTGCAGAGCCAGAGCAGCGCGAGGGCGACGGCCAGCGCATGGCGCGCGTGTCCGAGATCCTCGCCCATGAAGGCCTGATCGAGGCCGACGGCGAGCTGCCCGAGGACCACCTCACCGGCGACATCACCCGCGAGCCGCTTGAATTCCCGATGGAACGCGACATCCGCCTCCAGGCGCTGTCGCGCGGCGACGAGGGTTTTCTGCTTGCCCTCGGCTACTCGACCCAGCGCGGTTATGGCCGCAGCCATCCCTTCGTCGGCGAGGTCCGCATCGGCGAGGTCGAGCTGGAACTCGACGTGCCGGAACTGCCGTTCCCCGTCACGCTCGGCCGCATCCGCGTCACCGAGTGCCAGATGGTCAACCAGTTCAAGGGCTCGGCCAAGGCGCCACCGCAGTTCACCCGCGGTTACGGCCTGGTCTTCGGCCAGTCGGAACGCAAGGCAATGGCCATGTCTTTGTGCGACCGGGCGCTGCGCGCCGGCGAGCTGGGAGAAGACATCACCGCACCGGCCCAGGACGAGGAGTTCGTCATTTCGCACTCCGACAACGTCCAGGCGACCGGCTTCGTCGAGCACCTGAAGCTGCCGCATTATGTCGACTTCCAGGCCGAGCTCGACCTCGTCCGCCGCATGCGCTCGGAGCACGAAAAGCGCAACCAACCAACCGACACCGACCAGCGCGAGGCGGCAGAATGA
- a CDS encoding helix-turn-helix domain-containing protein: protein MRRKEPDSCGFAAAMQAIGGKWKIALLWELHLRSHRFAELRRQLPGVSEKMLAQQLRQMEADGLISRHAYDEVPPRVEYSITPLGLSLNDAVTAMSTWGKQHASWKDQRQAA, encoded by the coding sequence ATGAGGCGCAAGGAACCGGACAGCTGCGGTTTTGCTGCCGCGATGCAGGCCATCGGCGGAAAGTGGAAAATAGCGTTGCTGTGGGAACTGCACCTGCGGTCCCACCGCTTTGCCGAACTGCGCCGGCAGTTGCCGGGCGTCAGCGAGAAGATGCTGGCGCAGCAACTGCGCCAGATGGAGGCCGACGGACTCATCAGCCGGCACGCCTATGACGAGGTGCCGCCACGCGTCGAATATTCGATCACGCCGCTGGGCCTGAGCCTGAACGATGCCGTGACGGCGATGTCGACATGGGGAAAGCAGCACGCGAGCTGGAAGGACCAGCGACAGGCAGCCTGA
- the phnL gene encoding phosphonate C-P lyase system protein PhnL has protein sequence MATPLIVSEVAKAFTMHLRGGIRLPVVANVSFSVRAGECAVLGGPSGAGKSSILKMVYGNYGVDQGQIIVEHHGQLVDLATANPRTVLSVRRDTIGYVSQFLRTVPRVSALDVVAEPLVARGTERSEAHARASELLGRLNLPERLWSLPPATFSGGEQQRVNIARGFITDHPVLLLDEPTASLDATNREVVIGLIEEKKLKGTALLGIFHDADVREAVADRIIDVTAFAAGKVAA, from the coding sequence ATGGCCACGCCACTCATCGTCTCGGAGGTCGCCAAGGCCTTCACCATGCACCTGCGCGGCGGCATCCGCCTGCCCGTGGTCGCCAATGTCTCGTTTTCGGTCCGGGCAGGCGAATGCGCCGTGCTCGGCGGTCCGTCGGGCGCCGGCAAGAGCTCGATCCTGAAGATGGTCTACGGCAATTACGGCGTCGACCAGGGCCAGATCATCGTCGAGCACCACGGCCAGCTGGTCGATCTCGCCACCGCCAATCCGCGCACGGTGCTTTCGGTGCGCCGCGACACCATCGGCTATGTCAGCCAGTTCCTGCGCACCGTGCCGCGCGTCTCGGCGCTCGACGTCGTCGCAGAGCCGCTGGTTGCCCGCGGCACCGAACGCTCGGAGGCACATGCCCGCGCCTCGGAACTGCTTGGCCGGCTGAACCTGCCAGAACGCCTGTGGAGCCTGCCGCCGGCCACCTTCTCCGGCGGTGAGCAGCAGCGCGTCAACATCGCCCGCGGCTTCATCACCGACCATCCGGTGCTCCTGCTCGACGAGCCGACGGCCTCGCTCGACGCCACCAACCGCGAGGTGGTGATCGGCCTGATCGAGGAGAAGAAGCTGAAGGGCACAGCCCTGCTCGGCATCTTCCACGACGCCGACGTGCGCGAGGCGGTCGCCGACCGCATCATCGACGTCACCGCCTTCGCCGCCGGAAAGGTTGCAGCATGA
- a CDS encoding GFA family protein, which produces MAPYGRRGSRRMHDGERTRTATCSCRNVKLVLAGEPRRVYACSCMECQRCTGAAFSYRAIYADSAVVSQEGETRSWRRTGSSGQWLEQTFCTTCGSVVFMRAEALTGALSVSVGCLEDQEFPAPTKLHWPGRRHRWLCLEGVSETP; this is translated from the coding sequence ATGGCTCCGTACGGCAGGAGAGGAAGCCGGCGCATGCATGACGGCGAGAGGACACGCACCGCGACCTGCTCCTGTCGAAACGTGAAACTCGTCCTCGCCGGGGAGCCGCGCCGCGTCTATGCGTGCAGCTGCATGGAGTGCCAGAGATGCACCGGGGCCGCATTCTCCTACAGGGCGATCTATGCGGATTCAGCTGTCGTCAGCCAAGAAGGCGAGACCAGATCCTGGCGGCGAACCGGCTCGTCGGGACAATGGTTGGAGCAGACATTCTGCACCACCTGCGGATCGGTCGTCTTCATGCGGGCCGAAGCACTGACGGGCGCGCTTTCGGTGTCGGTCGGTTGCCTGGAGGACCAGGAGTTCCCGGCCCCGACGAAGCTCCATTGGCCCGGCCGAAGGCACAGATGGCTTTGCCTGGAAGGCGTGAGCGAAACCCCTTGA
- a CDS encoding alpha-D-ribose 1-methylphosphonate 5-phosphate C-P-lyase PhnJ translates to MTTAAPDIATYNFAYLDEQTKRMIRRAILKGIAIPGYQVPFASREMPMPYGWGTGGVQVTAAIIGPDDVLKVIDQGADDTTNAVSIRAFFQKVADVAVTTETAKATIIQTRHRIPEYPLTEGQTLVYQVPIPEPLRFLEPRETETRKMHALEEYGLMHVKLYEDIARHGRIATTYAYPVKVEGRYVMDPSPTPKFDNPKMHMSPALQLFGAGREKRIYAVPPFTKVVSLDFEDHPFEIQTFDQPCALCGAEQVYLDEVILDDKGGHMFVCSDTDHCETRQACGHRGHLSPEILEPAQ, encoded by the coding sequence ATGACCACCGCAGCACCAGACATCGCAACCTACAACTTCGCCTATCTCGACGAGCAGACCAAAAGGATGATCCGCCGGGCCATCCTCAAGGGCATCGCCATTCCCGGCTACCAGGTGCCGTTCGCATCCCGCGAAATGCCGATGCCCTATGGCTGGGGCACCGGCGGCGTGCAGGTGACGGCCGCCATCATCGGTCCCGACGACGTGCTCAAGGTCATCGACCAGGGCGCCGACGACACCACCAATGCGGTCTCGATCCGCGCCTTCTTCCAGAAGGTCGCCGATGTCGCTGTTACCACCGAGACGGCCAAGGCGACGATCATCCAGACCCGCCACCGCATCCCGGAGTATCCGCTGACCGAGGGCCAGACGCTGGTCTACCAGGTGCCGATCCCCGAGCCGCTGCGCTTCCTCGAACCGCGCGAGACCGAAACGCGCAAGATGCACGCGCTTGAGGAGTATGGCCTGATGCACGTCAAGCTCTACGAGGACATCGCCAGGCACGGCCGCATCGCCACGACCTACGCCTATCCGGTCAAGGTCGAGGGCCGCTATGTGATGGACCCCTCGCCGACGCCGAAATTCGACAATCCGAAGATGCACATGTCGCCCGCACTCCAGCTGTTCGGCGCCGGCCGCGAGAAGCGCATCTACGCCGTGCCGCCCTTCACCAAGGTCGTCAGCCTCGACTTCGAGGATCATCCTTTCGAGATCCAGACCTTCGACCAGCCCTGCGCCCTGTGCGGGGCCGAGCAGGTCTATCTCGACGAGGTCATCCTCGATGACAAGGGCGGCCACATGTTCGTCTGTTCCGACACCGACCATTGCGAGACACGCCAGGCCTGCGGCCACCGCGGCCACCTCTCGCCTGAAATCCTGGAGCCCGCACAATGA
- a CDS encoding DapH/DapD/GlmU-related protein produces MSRKLSEQPWIHPSAEVTQSTLGRWTEVSERTRISESSLGDYSYVMQDCSLWCTTVGKFSNIAAAVRCNATNHPTWRPTLHHFTYRASDYWEDASHETEFFEWRRSNAVTIGHDTWLGHGSTVLPGVTVGDGAAVGSGAVVTKDVAPYTIVAGVPARPLRERFDRKTAERFQALAWWDWDHARLRVALDDFRNLSAEEFLEKHDG; encoded by the coding sequence ATGAGCCGCAAGCTGTCCGAACAGCCCTGGATCCATCCGTCGGCCGAGGTGACGCAGTCGACGCTCGGTCGCTGGACCGAGGTCTCCGAGCGCACCCGCATCAGCGAGAGCTCGCTTGGCGACTATTCCTACGTCATGCAGGACTGCAGCCTGTGGTGCACCACGGTCGGCAAATTCTCCAACATCGCAGCCGCCGTGCGCTGCAACGCCACCAACCACCCAACCTGGCGGCCGACGTTGCACCACTTCACCTACCGCGCGTCGGACTATTGGGAGGACGCCAGCCACGAGACCGAGTTCTTCGAATGGCGCCGTTCCAACGCGGTGACCATCGGCCATGACACCTGGCTCGGCCATGGCTCGACGGTGCTGCCGGGCGTCACCGTCGGCGACGGTGCTGCGGTTGGCTCGGGCGCGGTCGTCACCAAGGACGTTGCGCCTTACACCATCGTCGCCGGCGTGCCAGCCAGGCCGCTGCGCGAACGCTTCGACCGTAAGACCGCCGAGCGCTTCCAGGCGCTCGCCTGGTGGGACTGGGATCATGCCAGACTGCGCGTCGCCCTCGACGACTTCCGCAATCTCTCAGCGGAAGAATTTCTGGAAAAGCACGACGGCTGA
- the gltS gene encoding sodium/glutamate symporter gives MADNVLVSPDFLTLTLGIVVYFVGVLLNRHVAFLRNYNIPEPVTGGFLAAAAVWAFYKLSGMEIVFEMTTRDRLLVIFFATVGVNARLADLWVGGRALAVLCVLTVLFVFLQNGVGTLGAWLFGLPSAAGVIMGSIAFVGGHGTTIAWAPAIAAEHGFPAALEVGTAAATLGLIVASVLGGPVAKFLIERGKLTTRNSGSDAEAAVAQAEAVPIDKSNFMQAVLLVNIAVVLGYLVHGPVTAMGVKLPLFVPCLIMGVILSNTIPYLFPRLPWPARSPAMSLISDYSLSAFLAMSLMSMQLWTLAGVAGPLLVVVAMQALLAVAFILIVLFPLLGRDYQAAVLSAGFTGLSLGATPTAIASMTAVTKHYGPSPNAFIILPLVSAFFVDLVNMIAIQFFLAG, from the coding sequence ATGGCCGACAATGTTCTCGTTTCGCCCGATTTCCTGACGCTCACGCTCGGCATCGTCGTCTACTTCGTCGGCGTTCTGCTCAACCGCCACGTTGCCTTCCTGCGCAACTACAACATCCCCGAGCCGGTCACCGGCGGGTTTCTGGCGGCCGCGGCCGTGTGGGCGTTTTACAAGCTGTCGGGGATGGAGATCGTCTTCGAGATGACCACGCGCGACAGGCTGCTGGTCATCTTCTTTGCCACCGTCGGCGTCAATGCGCGGCTGGCCGACCTTTGGGTTGGCGGGCGGGCTCTCGCGGTGCTGTGCGTGCTGACGGTGCTTTTCGTGTTCCTGCAAAATGGCGTCGGCACGCTCGGGGCCTGGCTGTTCGGACTGCCTTCCGCCGCAGGCGTCATCATGGGGTCGATCGCCTTTGTCGGCGGCCATGGCACCACGATTGCCTGGGCGCCTGCGATCGCGGCCGAACACGGCTTTCCGGCCGCGCTGGAAGTCGGGACCGCTGCTGCGACGCTAGGGCTGATCGTCGCCAGCGTCCTTGGCGGTCCTGTGGCAAAATTCCTCATCGAGCGCGGCAAGCTGACAACGCGCAATAGCGGGTCTGACGCGGAAGCGGCTGTCGCTCAGGCGGAGGCTGTACCTATCGACAAGTCGAATTTCATGCAGGCGGTTCTGCTGGTCAACATAGCCGTGGTGCTCGGCTATCTGGTTCACGGGCCGGTTACGGCGATGGGCGTGAAGCTGCCGCTGTTCGTGCCGTGCCTGATCATGGGGGTGATTCTGTCGAACACGATCCCCTACCTGTTTCCGCGCCTGCCCTGGCCGGCGCGTTCGCCGGCGATGTCGTTGATCTCGGACTATTCGCTCTCGGCCTTCCTCGCCATGTCGCTGATGAGCATGCAGCTTTGGACGCTTGCCGGGGTCGCGGGCCCGCTGCTGGTCGTGGTCGCCATGCAGGCGCTGCTCGCGGTCGCCTTCATCCTGATCGTGCTGTTCCCGCTTTTGGGCCGGGACTATCAGGCGGCAGTGCTGAGCGCCGGCTTCACCGGCCTTTCGCTTGGCGCCACGCCCACCGCGATTGCCTCGATGACGGCGGTGACAAAGCACTATGGCCCGTCACCGAACGCCTTCATCATCCTGCCGCTGGTCTCGGCGTTTTTCGTCGACCTGGTCAACATGATCGCGATCCAGTTCTTCCTGGCGGGGTGA
- a CDS encoding NAD(P)-dependent oxidoreductase, which produces MKSNVCVLGAGRMGSSIVRTLLDQGYPTSVWNRTAAKSEPLAALGAKVAASVEDGVGAAEVVIVNVLDYAASKTLLRSDNVASALSGKAIIQLTSGSPRLAREEARWVEARGAGYLDGAIMATPDFVGKPETTLLYSGSREVYDRYKPLLLALGGGTSYVGEVPGQASALDTALLTQMWGGLFGTLQGMAVAEAEGLDLLTFRGHLAAFKPVVDAALFDVVDRTKAHRFAGDEATLASLGAHYSAFRHLLEACEERGLSAAMPRAMDQIFQKALSLGSGTDDFASLFPLFQNGSVRQERKPAHA; this is translated from the coding sequence GTGAAATCAAACGTCTGCGTGCTCGGCGCGGGCCGCATGGGCTCGTCCATCGTCCGTACATTGCTCGACCAGGGCTATCCCACATCGGTCTGGAACCGGACTGCTGCAAAGTCCGAACCCTTGGCTGCCCTGGGAGCGAAGGTGGCCGCTTCGGTGGAGGACGGTGTCGGGGCGGCTGAGGTCGTGATCGTCAACGTCCTTGATTATGCCGCCAGCAAAACGTTGCTCAGGTCCGACAATGTCGCTTCGGCGTTGTCAGGCAAAGCAATCATACAGCTCACCTCCGGTTCGCCGCGTCTGGCGCGAGAAGAAGCACGTTGGGTTGAGGCGCGTGGCGCCGGCTACCTGGACGGGGCAATCATGGCGACGCCGGATTTTGTCGGCAAGCCCGAGACGACGCTGCTCTATTCCGGCTCTCGCGAAGTCTACGACCGGTACAAGCCCCTGCTCCTCGCGCTCGGTGGCGGCACCAGTTACGTCGGGGAGGTGCCAGGGCAAGCTTCGGCGCTCGACACGGCGTTGCTCACCCAGATGTGGGGCGGGCTCTTCGGCACGCTGCAGGGCATGGCTGTCGCCGAGGCCGAGGGGCTCGATCTGCTGACCTTCAGGGGGCATCTCGCGGCGTTTAAGCCGGTTGTCGATGCCGCGCTGTTCGATGTTGTCGACCGGACCAAGGCGCACCGTTTTGCCGGCGACGAGGCGACGCTTGCCTCATTGGGTGCCCATTACAGCGCCTTCCGGCACCTGCTCGAAGCGTGCGAGGAGCGCGGCCTCAGCGCGGCCATGCCGCGCGCCATGGATCAGATTTTCCAGAAGGCGCTTTCGCTGGGGAGCGGGACGGACGATTTCGCATCGCTTTTCCCGCTGTTTCAGAATGGCTCCGTACGGCAGGAGAGGAAGCCGGCGCATGCATGA
- the phnH gene encoding phosphonate C-P lyase system protein PhnH: MDVIDGGFTAPVFDAQTVFRAVMDAMARPGTIQPVAARAQPPAPLSATAGAVALTLCDHDAPLWLDTGLQASAARSWLAFHSGAPLAATAADAHFALVANPATLIAFENFAQGTQEYPDRSTTLILQVESLTAGEPLQLKGPGIETTATIAPTPLPRHFVEQWKQNGARFPRGVDVILAAPDAVACLPRTTSIKTMEA; encoded by the coding sequence ATGGACGTTATCGACGGCGGTTTTACCGCTCCCGTTTTCGACGCGCAGACGGTTTTCCGCGCCGTCATGGACGCCATGGCGCGACCGGGCACGATCCAGCCGGTTGCGGCACGGGCCCAGCCGCCAGCGCCGCTGTCGGCGACTGCGGGCGCTGTGGCGCTCACCCTGTGCGACCACGACGCGCCGCTCTGGCTCGACACCGGCCTCCAGGCTTCGGCGGCCAGATCCTGGCTCGCCTTCCACAGCGGCGCGCCGCTGGCGGCAACGGCAGCGGATGCGCATTTCGCCCTCGTCGCCAATCCGGCGACGCTGATCGCTTTCGAGAACTTTGCTCAGGGCACGCAGGAATATCCTGATCGGTCGACGACGCTGATCCTGCAGGTCGAAAGCCTGACCGCAGGCGAGCCGCTCCAGCTCAAAGGCCCCGGCATCGAGACGACGGCCACGATCGCGCCGACGCCACTGCCGCGCCATTTCGTCGAGCAGTGGAAGCAGAACGGCGCCCGCTTCCCACGCGGCGTCGACGTCATCCTGGCGGCGCCCGATGCGGTCGCCTGCCTGCCCCGAACCACGAGCATCAAGACGATGGAGGCCTGA
- the phnG gene encoding phosphonate C-P lyase system protein PhnG, protein MKMDRRQERELEAQRKAAMAALSLAPVDELKRLCAAAGISGEAEMLRGPETGLVSVRGRIGGGGAPFNFGEATVTRATVRLATGEIGHAYALGRDKEKARLSAITDALWQNPARRAEVEDKILAPLRAAQIEADATRRAETAATKVDFFTMVRGED, encoded by the coding sequence ATGAAGATGGACCGACGGCAAGAAAGAGAACTGGAGGCTCAGCGCAAGGCTGCCATGGCGGCGCTTTCGCTGGCGCCAGTGGACGAGTTGAAGCGGCTGTGCGCGGCAGCCGGCATTTCAGGCGAAGCCGAGATGCTGCGCGGGCCGGAGACGGGCCTGGTGTCGGTGCGCGGACGCATCGGCGGCGGCGGCGCGCCCTTCAATTTCGGCGAGGCAACCGTGACCCGCGCCACGGTGCGCCTGGCCACCGGCGAGATCGGCCATGCCTATGCGCTCGGCCGCGACAAGGAGAAGGCCAGGCTTTCGGCCATAACCGATGCGCTCTGGCAGAACCCGGCCCGCCGCGCCGAGGTCGAGGACAAGATTCTTGCCCCCCTGCGTGCAGCCCAGATCGAGGCCGATGCCACGCGGCGCGCCGAGACGGCGGCCACCAAGGTCGACTTCTTCACCATGGTTCGCGGAGAGGATTGA
- a CDS encoding Tim44 domain-containing protein, translating to MKLSRTTRFATLFAGLFLAFSMVAVDHADARRGGSFGSRGTRTFQSAPPTRTAPQPTAPVERSMTPNTGQATNPAATNAARPGAAAPQRPGFLGGFGGAMIGGLLMGGLFGMLMGQGFGGLAGLFGMLMQVLLIGGAIWLALRFFRSRQAVNSGPAMAGAGAGAGGGNFSYRDASPSEDGGKANGGSRSFSIPNIGGSRANAAPQQPVSQEITVSGDDLDTFQRLLTEVQEAFGREDHKALRRLVTPEMVSYLSEELADNAQNGVRNDVTDVQLLQADIAESWSEGNRDYATAALNYQSIDVTCNRTTGEVVEGDAKEPTETTELWTFVRQNGGDWQLSAIQQA from the coding sequence ATGAAATTGTCCCGAACGACCCGCTTTGCCACTCTTTTCGCGGGCCTGTTCCTTGCGTTCTCGATGGTCGCGGTCGACCACGCCGATGCCCGCCGTGGCGGCAGCTTCGGCAGCCGGGGAACGCGCACCTTCCAGTCGGCGCCGCCGACGCGCACCGCGCCGCAGCCGACTGCTCCGGTGGAACGCTCGATGACGCCAAACACCGGCCAGGCGACCAACCCGGCTGCCACCAATGCCGCCCGTCCTGGTGCGGCCGCGCCGCAGCGTCCCGGTTTCCTGGGCGGTTTCGGCGGCGCGATGATCGGCGGCCTGTTGATGGGCGGCCTGTTCGGCATGCTGATGGGCCAGGGCTTCGGCGGTCTCGCCGGCCTGTTCGGCATGCTGATGCAGGTGCTTTTGATCGGCGGCGCCATCTGGCTGGCTCTGCGCTTCTTCCGCTCGCGGCAGGCCGTCAATTCCGGTCCGGCGATGGCTGGTGCGGGGGCTGGCGCTGGTGGCGGCAACTTCAGCTATCGCGATGCGTCACCGTCCGAGGACGGCGGCAAGGCCAATGGCGGCAGCCGCTCGTTCAGCATTCCGAACATTGGCGGCAGCCGCGCCAACGCAGCACCGCAGCAGCCCGTGAGCCAGGAGATCACTGTATCCGGCGACGATCTCGACACCTTCCAGCGCCTGCTGACCGAGGTGCAGGAAGCCTTCGGTCGCGAGGACCACAAGGCGCTGCGCCGCCTGGTGACCCCCGAGATGGTGTCGTATCTCTCGGAAGAACTGGCCGACAACGCCCAGAACGGCGTGCGCAACGACGTGACCGACGTCCAGCTGCTGCAGGCCGACATTGCCGAAAGCTGGAGCGAGGGCAATCGCGACTATGCGACCGCTGCGCTGAACTATCAGTCGATCGACGTGACCTGCAACCGCACCACCGGCGAGGTTGTGGAAGGCGATGCGAAAGAGCCGACCGAGACGACCGAACTGTGGACCTTCGTGCGCCAGAACGGCGGCGACTGGCAGCTTTCGGCGATCCAGCAGGCCTGA
- the phnC gene encoding phosphonate ABC transporter ATP-binding protein, whose translation MLEIRNVTRRFGKNVAVNGVNLQIKPGQMVGIIGRSGAGKSTLLKTINRLIDPSEGSISFDGTEVSSLRGAQLRRWQRDCAMIFQQFNLVPRLDVLTNVLLGRLNHRSTGLNLLGIFSREERIRAIAALERLDIARTALQPAGTLSGGQQQRVAIARALMQEPKLILADEPIASLDPLNAKVVMDALQDINLREGITVITNLHTLDTARTYCNRIIGMQGGTVVFDGAPEDLTIDAVRLVYGADADGAEISEAITSTSIRPVKVRVPASAAPLEPAYAPV comes from the coding sequence ATGCTCGAAATCCGCAACGTCACGCGCCGCTTCGGCAAGAATGTCGCCGTGAACGGTGTCAACCTTCAGATCAAGCCGGGCCAGATGGTCGGCATCATCGGCCGCTCCGGCGCCGGCAAGTCGACCCTGCTCAAGACCATCAACCGCCTGATCGACCCGAGCGAGGGCTCGATCTCCTTCGACGGCACCGAAGTGTCGTCGCTGCGCGGCGCCCAGCTGCGCCGATGGCAGCGCGACTGCGCCATGATCTTCCAGCAGTTCAACCTGGTGCCGCGCCTCGACGTGCTTACCAACGTGCTGCTCGGCCGCCTCAACCATCGCTCGACCGGGCTCAACCTGCTCGGCATCTTTTCCCGTGAGGAGCGCATCCGGGCCATCGCCGCACTCGAACGCCTCGACATCGCCCGCACCGCACTCCAGCCGGCGGGCACGCTGTCGGGCGGCCAGCAGCAGCGCGTCGCCATCGCCCGGGCGCTTATGCAGGAGCCGAAGCTGATCCTCGCCGACGAGCCGATCGCCTCGCTCGACCCCCTCAACGCCAAGGTGGTGATGGACGCGTTGCAGGACATCAACCTGCGCGAAGGCATCACCGTCATCACCAACTTGCACACGCTCGACACCGCCCGCACCTACTGCAACCGCATCATCGGCATGCAGGGCGGCACGGTGGTCTTCGACGGCGCGCCTGAAGACCTCACCATCGACGCCGTCCGCCTCGTTTACGGCGCCGACGCCGACGGCGCCGAGATTTCCGAAGCCATCACCTCGACCAGCATCCGCCCGGTCAAGGTCAGGGTTCCCGCATCCGCCGCACCTCTCGAACCGGCATA
- the phnK gene encoding phosphonate C-P lyase system protein PhnK, translated as MTDEPLLRVTALSKYYGSRIGCEDISFDLWPGEVLAIVGESGSGKTTLLNCLSTRLLPTSGTASYRMRDGQWRDLYRMSEAERRFLMRTDWGFVHQNPADGLRMTVSAGANVGERLMAIGDRHYGNIRATAIDWLGRVEIDEQRIDDEPRAFSGGMRQRLQIARNLVTGPQLVFMDEPTGGLDVSVQARLLDLLRGLVTDLGLAAIVVTHDLAVARLLSQRMMVMKDGHVVEAGLTDRVLDDPRAPYTQLLVSSILQV; from the coding sequence ATGACCGACGAACCGCTTCTGCGCGTCACGGCGCTGTCCAAATATTACGGCTCGCGCATCGGCTGCGAGGACATCTCCTTCGATCTCTGGCCCGGCGAAGTGCTGGCCATCGTCGGTGAATCGGGCTCGGGCAAGACCACCTTGCTCAACTGCCTGTCGACGCGGCTGCTGCCGACGTCGGGCACTGCAAGCTACCGCATGCGCGACGGCCAGTGGCGCGACCTCTACCGCATGAGCGAGGCAGAGCGCCGCTTCCTGATGCGCACCGACTGGGGCTTCGTCCACCAGAACCCGGCCGACGGGTTGCGCATGACGGTGTCGGCCGGCGCCAATGTCGGCGAACGGCTGATGGCCATCGGCGACCGCCACTATGGCAACATCCGTGCAACCGCAATCGACTGGCTCGGCCGCGTCGAGATCGATGAGCAGCGCATCGACGACGAGCCGCGCGCCTTCTCCGGCGGCATGCGCCAGCGCCTGCAGATCGCCCGCAACCTCGTGACCGGCCCGCAGCTGGTGTTCATGGACGAACCGACCGGCGGTCTCGACGTATCGGTACAGGCGCGCCTGCTCGACCTTTTGCGCGGGCTGGTCACCGATCTCGGGCTGGCGGCCATCGTCGTCACCCACGACCTCGCTGTCGCCCGGCTTCTGTCGCAGCGCATGATGGTGATGAAGGACGGCCACGTCGTCGAAGCCGGTCTCACCGACCGCGTGCTCGACGATCCGCGCGCGCCCTACACCCAGCTCCTCGTCTCCTCCATCCTTCAGGTCTGA
- a CDS encoding GFA family protein, translated as MAKGSCHCGNVSFEVEGEPASAIECNCSHCSRKGYLLWFVPREKLTVTTPPERLATYKFNKHVIDHMFCSNCGCAPFGMGVSPSGEKTAAINVRCIEEIDLASLKRIPFDGRSR; from the coding sequence ATGGCCAAGGGAAGCTGTCACTGCGGAAATGTGTCGTTCGAGGTGGAGGGCGAACCGGCAAGCGCCATCGAATGCAATTGCTCGCATTGCAGTCGCAAGGGCTATCTTCTGTGGTTCGTGCCGCGCGAGAAACTGACCGTCACCACGCCCCCGGAGCGGCTTGCGACCTACAAGTTCAACAAGCACGTGATCGACCACATGTTTTGCTCGAACTGCGGCTGCGCGCCTTTCGGCATGGGCGTCAGCCCAAGCGGCGAAAAGACCGCGGCGATCAATGTGCGCTGCATTGAAGAGATCGATCTTGCGAGCTTGAAGCGCATTCCGTTCGACGGCCGCAGCCGCTGA